Below is a window of Vibrio sp. SS-MA-C1-2 DNA.
TTTCAACATCAACCCGACATAAAGTAGAGCAAGCGGTAATTAATACGGGTTATTCTCCTAGCTCATTAGCCCGTAACCTACGCCGTAATGAATCAAAAACTATTCTTGCACTTATCCCTGACATCTGTGATCCCTACTTTAGTGAGATTATTCGTGGTATTGAAGATGCAGCGATGGATCATGGTTATTTAGTCTTATTAGGTGACAGTAGCCAACACACCACCAAAGATAACGCCTTTGCAAATCTCTTTTATACGAAACAAGCTGATGGGATGTTACTTCTTGGTTCAGATCTTCCTTTTGACATTAGCAAGCCTGAGCAAAAAAACTATCCACCACTGGTGATGGCTTGTGAATATAATCCAGAGTTGGAGATCCCAACCGTTCATATCGATAATTTAACCGCAGCATTTGAAGCTGTTAATTATCTCACTCAAAAAGGTCACACACGTATTGCGACGATTATGGGGGCATCTTCTGCCTCTCTTTCCCATTTCCGTCATCAAGGGTATGAGCAAGCACTTCATCGTTACGGTATTACACCAAACCCAGAGTATATTTTTGAAGGTGATTTCAGTTTTGCTTCAGGTGCTCACGCTGCATCAACATTATTGACACTTCCCGAGCCACCAACCGCTCTATTTTGTCACAATGATATGATGGCCATTGGTGCAATGCAGCAAGCAAAAAGACTTGGTATTAAAATTCCTGAAGAGCTTTCCATTATCGGCTTCGATGACATTACTTTTGCTGAGTATTGCGAGCCAGCATTAACAACAGTATCACAACCTCGATACGATATCGGTAGAGAAACCATGTTAATGTTACTGGATATCCTACAAGGAAAAGAGGTGAGTAAAGGATCTCGTTTATTAGATGCTCAATTAGTGATTCGAGAAAGTGTATCAACTCCGATAAGCTAATGATATTTAATTTATATCGGCACTAGTCAGTATCGATATAAATGACTATTATTAGATAAATCACACTACCGATAAGATATGTTAAAGCTGAGTGGCAACTAAAGATTATGTACGTCGTGGTCGTGCAAAAAAGAAAACTACCACAAAAAAAGTAGCGCTAAAAAGAAGCAAGTCGCAACACAACGTCGAGTCTCGATCAAATTTATTCTCTTCGCTGTTATTCTCCTCTCCCTTTTTTGTTATGGGCTCTATTCGTTGACTCAATCACCAGCACCACAGATTGAGGATACCCCTGTTCCTGTCAAAGAGGTATCTAAACCCAAACCAAGCCGACAAGAGAGTGACAATTTACCACCCAAGCCGACTGAAAAGTGGAGCTACATTGAAGAATTAGAAAACAAAGAAGTGACAGTAGAAGCGGTCGATAAGACAGGCTCCACCCATCGTTATTTGATGCAATGCGGCGCTTATAAATCCAAAGATCAAGCCGAACAACGTAAAGCAATGATCGCCTTCCAAGGATTAAACAGTCAAGTTAAAGCCAGCACTGGCACAAAGGGAACGTGGTATCGTATTATTTTAGGGCCATACCCACAAAAGCGTAAGGCTGAGCAGGATCGCCACACACTGCAACGAGCAAAAATCACCCCCTGCGCTATTTGGTATTGGGAATGGGATTAACTCAAAATCGAACCACCATAAAGATTAGTTTGACTAAATAAGCGAATAAATGGAGCATTAATTGCTCCATTTTTTATTTCTCCTTTCTGTTGCCATTGAAATATTCAACATTGCCCCAATCTTACAGTTATAGACAAAGCTGGATTCCACCAGAAAAAAGAGTGAGGTTATTTCGTGACTACTATTGTATCTGTACGTCGCAATGACAAAGTGGTCATTGCAGGTGATGGGCAAGTTTCCCTTGGCAACACGGTAATGAAAGGCAATGCGCGTAAAGTTCGTCGTCTCTACAACAACAAAGTATTAGCTGGATTCGCTGGCGGAACAGCGGATGCATTTACCTTATTCGAACTATTTGAACGCAAGTTAGAGATGCATCAAGGTCATCTAACTAAAGCGGCGGTTGAGCTCGCCAAAGAATGGCGAACCGACCGCATGCTTCGTAAACTAGAGGCGATGTTAGTGGTTGCCGATCATACGGCCTCTCTCATCATTACAGGTAACGGCGATGTTGTTCAGCCAGAGCACGATCTTATTGCGATTGGCTCAGGTGGTAATTACGCCCAAGCAGCGGCAATGGCATTATTAGAAAACACCGAATTAGATGCGCGAGTTATCGCAGAAAAAGCATTAAAAATTGCCGGTGATATCTGTGTATTCACTAACCATACTCAAACTATCGAAGAACTCGATAGCAACCAAAAATAGGGTTTACCAATATGTCTACAATGACTCCGAGAGAAATCGTCCACGAACTTGATCGTCATATTATTGGTCAAGCAAACGCTAAACGTTCCGTTGCTATCGCGCTGCGTAACCGTTGGCGTCGTATGCAATTACCCGTTGAACTTCGTGCAGAAGTCACCCCTAAAAACATCTTAATGATCGGTCCAACCGGTGTGGGTAAAACTGAAATAGCTCGCCGTTTAGCCAAATTAGCAAATGCACCATTTATAAAAGTAGAAGCGACAAAATTTACCGAAGTCGGTTATGTCGGCAAAGAAGTTGAGATGATTATTCGTGATCTGACCGACTCAGCGATTAAACTAATCCGTCAACAAGAGATGGATAAAATGAGCTTCCGCGCAGAAGAGAATGCCGAAGAGCGTATTCTTGATGCGCTTCTTCCACCAGCACGTGATGCATGGGGAAAGAATGAGAAAAGCGATACTAACTCTGCCACTCGTCAAGCATTCCGTAAAAAGCTACGTGAGCACCAACTAGACGATAAAGAGATCGAAATGGACATCGCAGCACCACAAGTCGGTGTTGAGATTATGGCGCCTCCTGGTATGGAAGAGATGACCAACCAACTTCAAGGGATGTTCCAAAACCTATCTGGCGATACCACTAAAAAACGTAAGCTAAAAGTAAAAGAGGCGTTGAAACTGGCAACAGAAGAAGAGGCTGCGAAATTAGTCAACCCAGAAGAGCTAAAAGAAAAAGCGATCGATGCAGTAGAAAATAGCGGTATCGTCTTTTTGGATGAAGTTGATAAGATCTGTAAAGGATCGAACAATAGCGGTGATGTTTCTCGTGAAGGTGTGCAGCGCGACTTATTGCCACTTGTTGAGGGTTGTACCGTTTCGACAAAACATGGCATGGTGAAAACAGACCATATCTTGTTTATCGCCTCAGGCGCTTTCCAAGTTGCCAAGCCATCAGATTTAATTCCTGAATTACAAGGTCGTTTACCGATTCGTGTTGAGTTAGAAGCACTAACCAGCAACGACTTTAAACGTATCTTAACTGAACCAAATGCTTCACTAACGGAGCAGTACCAAGCCCTAATGCAGACTGAAAATGTTGATATTGAATTTACTCAAGACGGCATTGAACGTTTAGCCAATGCCGCTTGGCAAGTAAATGAGAAAACAGAGAATATCGGTGCTCGTCGTTTACATACTGTGATGGAACGTCTAATGGAAGAGATCTCTTTCGATGCAACAGAGCAAAGTGGCTCAACGATCACTATCGATACCGCTTATGTTCAGAAGCAACTTGGCGAATTAGTTGAAGATGAGGATCTCAGTCGCTTTATTCTTTAATTTAATTATATTGGGGTTTTTTAACTGAATTAAGTGGTGATTTACCACTTAACTATCATTTAAAAGGACGATTAATAAAAATGACATGTTGTTATGATTGATATAGATCATAAACATGTCATTTTTTTATGCGCCTAACTTCATAATAAGTCCTGAAAT
It encodes the following:
- the cytR gene encoding DNA-binding transcriptional regulator CytR — its product is MATMKDVAQVAGVSTATVSRALMDPDKVSTSTRHKVEQAVINTGYSPSSLARNLRRNESKTILALIPDICDPYFSEIIRGIEDAAMDHGYLVLLGDSSQHTTKDNAFANLFYTKQADGMLLLGSDLPFDISKPEQKNYPPLVMACEYNPELEIPTVHIDNLTAAFEAVNYLTQKGHTRIATIMGASSASLSHFRHQGYEQALHRYGITPNPEYIFEGDFSFASGAHAASTLLTLPEPPTALFCHNDMMAIGAMQQAKRLGIKIPEELSIIGFDDITFAEYCEPALTTVSQPRYDIGRETMLMLLDILQGKEVSKGSRLLDAQLVIRESVSTPIS
- a CDS encoding SPOR domain-containing protein → MTQSPAPQIEDTPVPVKEVSKPKPSRQESDNLPPKPTEKWSYIEELENKEVTVEAVDKTGSTHRYLMQCGAYKSKDQAEQRKAMIAFQGLNSQVKASTGTKGTWYRIILGPYPQKRKAEQDRHTLQRAKITPCAIWYWEWD
- the hslV gene encoding ATP-dependent protease subunit HslV, with product MTTIVSVRRNDKVVIAGDGQVSLGNTVMKGNARKVRRLYNNKVLAGFAGGTADAFTLFELFERKLEMHQGHLTKAAVELAKEWRTDRMLRKLEAMLVVADHTASLIITGNGDVVQPEHDLIAIGSGGNYAQAAAMALLENTELDARVIAEKALKIAGDICVFTNHTQTIEELDSNQK
- the hslU gene encoding HslU--HslV peptidase ATPase subunit — translated: MSTMTPREIVHELDRHIIGQANAKRSVAIALRNRWRRMQLPVELRAEVTPKNILMIGPTGVGKTEIARRLAKLANAPFIKVEATKFTEVGYVGKEVEMIIRDLTDSAIKLIRQQEMDKMSFRAEENAEERILDALLPPARDAWGKNEKSDTNSATRQAFRKKLREHQLDDKEIEMDIAAPQVGVEIMAPPGMEEMTNQLQGMFQNLSGDTTKKRKLKVKEALKLATEEEAAKLVNPEELKEKAIDAVENSGIVFLDEVDKICKGSNNSGDVSREGVQRDLLPLVEGCTVSTKHGMVKTDHILFIASGAFQVAKPSDLIPELQGRLPIRVELEALTSNDFKRILTEPNASLTEQYQALMQTENVDIEFTQDGIERLANAAWQVNEKTENIGARRLHTVMERLMEEISFDATEQSGSTITIDTAYVQKQLGELVEDEDLSRFIL